In one window of Burkholderia cenocepacia DNA:
- the egtD gene encoding L-histidine N(alpha)-methyltransferase: MRETSDLTATSGGLQPARDSRPSAFERDLIDGLSRTPRSIPPKYFYDAAGSALFDRICELPEYYPTRTELGILRDRAAEIVRRVGPHADIVEFGAGSLEKIRVLLDAFADNYANAPARYVPVDISADYLHGAAARLRAAYPWLDVAPLAADYTKAEQLAPLTETPRRRIGFFPGSTIGNFSPEEADTFLRDAARLLRGGGLLVGADLVKDERTLHHAYNDAQGVTAQFNLNLLVRANAELGADFDVDAFSHCAFYDRGRQRIEMHLVSDVAQTVHVRGHVFRFEAGERIHTENSHKFTIDGFRAMARRAGFEPDTVWTDADNLFSVHWLRSVDDIRA; the protein is encoded by the coding sequence TTGCGCGAGACGTCTGACCTGACGGCCACGAGCGGTGGCCTGCAACCCGCCCGCGATTCGCGGCCGAGCGCGTTCGAGCGCGATCTGATCGACGGACTGTCGCGCACGCCGCGCAGCATCCCGCCGAAATACTTCTACGATGCGGCTGGCTCCGCGCTGTTCGACCGCATCTGCGAACTGCCGGAGTACTACCCGACGCGCACCGAGCTCGGCATCCTGCGCGATCGCGCGGCGGAGATCGTGCGGCGCGTCGGCCCGCACGCGGACATCGTCGAATTCGGCGCGGGTTCGCTCGAGAAGATCCGCGTGCTGCTCGACGCATTCGCGGACAACTATGCGAACGCACCGGCGCGCTACGTACCGGTCGACATCTCCGCCGATTACCTGCACGGCGCGGCCGCGCGGCTGCGTGCGGCCTATCCGTGGCTCGACGTCGCGCCGCTCGCGGCCGACTACACGAAGGCCGAGCAACTGGCGCCGTTGACCGAAACGCCGCGGCGGCGCATCGGTTTCTTTCCCGGTTCGACGATCGGCAACTTCTCGCCGGAAGAAGCCGACACGTTCCTGCGCGACGCGGCGCGGCTGCTGCGCGGCGGCGGCCTGCTGGTCGGCGCGGATCTCGTGAAGGACGAGCGCACGCTGCATCACGCGTACAACGACGCGCAGGGCGTGACCGCGCAGTTCAACCTGAACCTGCTGGTGCGCGCGAACGCGGAGCTCGGCGCGGACTTCGACGTCGACGCCTTCTCGCACTGCGCGTTCTACGATCGCGGGCGGCAGCGCATCGAGATGCATCTGGTCAGCGACGTCGCGCAGACCGTGCACGTGCGCGGCCACGTGTTTCGTTTCGAAGCCGGCGAACGCATCCATACGGAGAATTCGCACAAGTTCACGATCGACGGCTTTCGTGCGATGGCGCGCCGCGCCGGATTCGAACCCGATACCGTGTGGACCGACGCGGACAACCTGTTCAGCGTGCACTGGCTGCGCAGCGTCGACGATATCCGCGCGTAA
- a CDS encoding type III restriction-modification system endonuclease: MRLHFEADLDYQREAIDAVCDLFRGQESYRGDFSVLANAAPGTTAAAQGSLGFAVSEQGVGNRLSLTDDALARNLADVQLRGGLPPSGLPGSRDFTVEMETGTGKTYVYLRTIFELNRRYGFTKFVIVVPSIAIKEGVHKTLAITEDHFRALYAGVPYDYFLYDSAKLGQVRHFAASAAIQIMVMTVAAINKKEINNLYKDSEKTGGEKPIDLIRATRPIVIVDEPQSVDGGLEGRGREALAAMAPLCTLRYSATHVDRHHMVYRLDAVDAYERKLVKQIEIASAIVEDAHNKPYVRLVGVSNRRGAISARVELDVATAAGVKRQIVSATDGDDLERLTKRALYAGLRIGEVHAVKGAEYVELRHPEGEAFLSLGEAFGDIDTLAVQREMIRRTIREHLDKELRLAERGVKVLSLFFVDSVERYRRYDENGMPVKGDYALIFEEEYARAARVPAYRALFDGVDVALEVERAHNGYFSIDRKGGWTDTSESSAAARENAERAYGLIMREKEALLSFDTPLKFIFSHSALKEGWDNPNVFQICTLRDIQTERERRQTLGRGLRLAVDQDGERVRDPGVNTLTVIATERYESFAENLQKEIEADTGIRFGIVEEHQFAALPVQEDGGPAHALGIELSRVLWNHLHEQGYVDAQGKVLDRLKDALRQSALVLPDAFERLRAPIVATLRKLSGRFAVRNADERRAIALRRDASGKAVVFGEDFRALWDRIRHRTVYRVEFDNAKLVRDCTAALRDAPDIARARLQWRKAEIDIGKAGIEAIEVAGAGTVLLDEGELPLPDLLTELQDRTQLTRRSLATILADSGRLDDFRVNPQQFIAVAADAINRCKRLALVAGIAYRKLGERHVHALESFESEALTGYLRNLRPDARKSIHEAVVCETDAERAFADALEAHDGVKLYAKLPAWFRVQTPLGSYHPDWAVLAEQDGGERLYFVVDTPNADGHVPSEHERAKLACGEAHFRALVDGDGAARFVRVTQADALFEPAAPTAGAGR; the protein is encoded by the coding sequence ATGCGGCTGCATTTCGAAGCGGATCTCGACTACCAGCGCGAGGCGATCGACGCCGTCTGCGACCTGTTTCGCGGCCAGGAATCGTATCGCGGCGACTTCAGCGTGCTCGCGAACGCCGCGCCCGGCACGACGGCCGCCGCGCAAGGCTCGCTCGGCTTCGCGGTATCGGAGCAAGGCGTCGGCAACCGGCTGTCGCTGACCGACGACGCGCTCGCGCGCAATCTCGCCGACGTGCAGTTGCGCGGCGGGCTGCCGCCATCCGGCCTGCCCGGCTCGCGCGACTTCACCGTCGAGATGGAAACCGGCACCGGCAAGACCTACGTGTACCTGCGCACGATCTTCGAGCTGAACCGCCGCTACGGCTTCACGAAATTCGTGATCGTCGTGCCGTCGATCGCGATCAAGGAAGGCGTGCACAAGACGCTCGCGATCACCGAGGATCACTTCCGCGCGCTGTACGCGGGCGTGCCGTACGACTATTTCCTGTACGACTCCGCGAAGCTCGGCCAGGTGCGCCACTTCGCGGCGAGCGCGGCGATCCAGATCATGGTGATGACGGTCGCCGCGATCAACAAGAAAGAGATCAACAACCTCTACAAGGACAGCGAGAAGACCGGCGGCGAGAAGCCGATCGACCTGATCCGCGCGACGCGGCCGATCGTGATCGTCGACGAGCCGCAAAGCGTCGACGGCGGCCTCGAAGGGCGCGGGCGCGAAGCGCTCGCCGCGATGGCGCCGCTCTGCACGCTGCGCTATTCGGCCACGCACGTCGACCGCCATCACATGGTGTACCGGCTCGACGCGGTCGACGCGTACGAGCGCAAGCTCGTCAAGCAGATCGAGATCGCGTCGGCGATCGTCGAGGATGCGCACAACAAGCCGTACGTGCGGCTCGTCGGCGTGTCGAACCGGCGCGGCGCGATCAGCGCGCGCGTCGAGCTCGACGTCGCGACGGCGGCCGGCGTGAAGCGCCAGATCGTGTCGGCCACCGACGGCGACGATCTCGAGCGGCTGACCAAGCGCGCGCTGTACGCGGGGCTGCGGATCGGCGAGGTGCATGCGGTCAAGGGCGCCGAGTACGTCGAGCTGCGCCATCCGGAAGGCGAGGCGTTCCTGTCGCTCGGCGAGGCGTTCGGCGACATCGACACGCTCGCCGTGCAGCGCGAGATGATCCGCCGCACGATCCGCGAGCATCTCGACAAGGAATTGCGCCTGGCCGAGCGCGGCGTGAAGGTGCTGTCGCTGTTCTTCGTCGATTCTGTCGAACGCTATCGCCGCTACGACGAGAACGGCATGCCGGTGAAGGGCGACTACGCGCTGATCTTCGAAGAGGAATATGCGCGCGCGGCCCGTGTGCCGGCCTACCGTGCGCTGTTCGACGGCGTCGACGTCGCGCTCGAGGTCGAGCGCGCGCACAACGGCTACTTCTCGATCGACCGCAAGGGCGGCTGGACCGACACGAGCGAGAGCAGCGCGGCGGCCCGCGAAAACGCGGAACGCGCGTACGGCCTGATCATGCGCGAGAAGGAAGCGCTGCTGTCGTTCGACACGCCGCTGAAGTTCATCTTCTCGCACTCGGCGCTGAAGGAAGGCTGGGACAACCCGAACGTGTTCCAGATCTGCACGCTGCGCGACATCCAGACCGAACGCGAGCGCCGCCAGACGCTCGGCCGCGGGCTGCGCCTCGCGGTCGACCAGGACGGCGAACGCGTGCGCGACCCGGGCGTGAACACGCTCACCGTGATCGCGACCGAGCGCTACGAATCGTTCGCGGAAAACCTGCAGAAGGAAATCGAGGCCGATACGGGCATCCGTTTCGGGATCGTCGAGGAACACCAGTTCGCGGCGCTGCCGGTGCAGGAAGACGGCGGCCCTGCGCACGCGCTCGGCATCGAGCTGTCGCGCGTGCTGTGGAATCATCTGCACGAGCAGGGCTACGTCGACGCGCAGGGCAAGGTGCTCGACCGGCTGAAGGATGCGCTGCGCCAGAGCGCGCTCGTGCTGCCGGATGCATTCGAGCGGCTGCGTGCGCCGATCGTCGCGACGCTGCGCAAGCTGTCGGGCCGCTTCGCGGTGCGCAATGCCGACGAGCGCCGCGCGATCGCGTTGCGGCGCGATGCATCGGGCAAGGCCGTCGTGTTCGGCGAGGATTTCCGCGCGCTGTGGGATCGCATCCGCCATCGCACTGTGTACCGCGTCGAGTTCGACAACGCGAAGCTGGTACGCGACTGCACGGCCGCGCTGCGCGACGCGCCGGACATCGCACGGGCGCGGCTGCAGTGGCGCAAGGCCGAGATCGACATCGGCAAGGCCGGCATCGAGGCGATCGAGGTTGCCGGCGCCGGCACCGTGCTGCTCGACGAAGGCGAATTGCCGCTGCCCGACCTGCTCACCGAGCTGCAGGACCGCACACAGCTCACGCGCCGTTCGCTTGCGACGATCCTCGCCGACAGCGGCCGGCTCGACGATTTCCGCGTGAATCCGCAGCAGTTCATCGCGGTCGCGGCCGACGCGATCAACCGCTGCAAGCGGCTCGCGCTCGTCGCGGGCATCGCGTACCGCAAGCTCGGCGAGCGCCACGTGCATGCGCTCGAATCGTTCGAGAGCGAGGCGCTGACCGGCTACTTGCGCAACCTGCGGCCGGACGCGCGCAAGTCGATCCACGAAGCGGTCGTGTGCGAGACGGACGCCGAGCGCGCGTTCGCCGATGCGCTCGAAGCGCACGACGGCGTGAAGCTTTACGCGAAGCTGCCGGCGTGGTTCCGCGTGCAGACGCCGCTCGGCAGCTATCACCCGGACTGGGCCGTGCTCGCGGAACAGGACGGCGGCGAGCGGCTGTACTTCGTCGTCGATACGCCGAATGCCGACGGCCACGTGCCGAGCGAGCACGAGCGCGCGAAGCTCGCGTGCGGCGAAGCGCATTTCCGTGCGCTGGTCGACGGCGACGGCGCGGCGCGCTTCGTGCGGGTCACGCAGGCCGATGCGTTGTTCGAACCTGCGGCGCCGACGGCGGGCGCGGGGCGGTGA
- a CDS encoding site-specific DNA-methyltransferase, producing MEKTMQKLDAASPQAMSTDFTADNVARLKALFPELVTEGPDGASVDVDVLKALVGERTVGDADERYGFHWHGKRAARQAALTPSTGTLRPCPDDSVAWDDTRHLVIEGDNLDVMKLLHKSYAGKVKLVYIDPPYNTGSDFVYPDDFSDSIRHYLAMTGQTEAGVKRSTNTEANGRFHTDWLNMMYPRLKLAHALLSDEGLIAVHIDEHEVHALVLMLREIFGEENELGVAVWDKRNPKGDARGVAYQHESLVLFARNAETLLERAPLKRPKRNAQRMLDAAHDAVYRSGNPKDAQKAYRAWMKAQTNLSGGEVMYDRLSPEGRVYRLVSMAWPNKKKAPDEYFTPLIHPVTGKPCAMPARGWRNPPATMQALLERGQIEFGPDETTQPQRIYYLDENMYENVPSVLPFAGSDDALLKTLGIPFDLPKPVDFAAAVIGWCTRGDDIVLDCFAGSGSTGHAVMQVNATDGGARRYILVQLPEALDRRDKTQTAAADFCAKLKKPLTLAEITKERLRRAAQQVARDYPESYGDLGFRVYRLDTTNVIEWDPRRDDFDHALFASVEHVKTGRTEDDLLAELTLKLGLDLCTPVEHHQVAGKTVHLIGRAIVACFDARISRDDAGPLADGIVDLLDASGASRDVTCLFRDSGFVDDVAKLNLAALLEQHGVKRVRSL from the coding sequence ATGGAAAAGACGATGCAGAAACTCGATGCGGCCAGCCCGCAGGCGATGTCGACGGATTTCACCGCCGACAACGTCGCGCGCCTGAAGGCGCTGTTCCCCGAACTCGTGACCGAAGGCCCGGACGGCGCGTCGGTCGACGTCGACGTGCTGAAGGCGCTGGTCGGCGAGCGCACGGTCGGCGACGCCGACGAGCGCTACGGCTTCCACTGGCACGGCAAGCGCGCCGCGCGCCAGGCCGCGCTCACACCGTCAACGGGCACGCTGCGTCCCTGCCCCGACGACAGCGTCGCGTGGGACGACACGCGTCATCTCGTGATCGAGGGCGACAACCTCGACGTGATGAAGCTGCTGCACAAGAGCTACGCCGGCAAGGTGAAGCTCGTCTACATCGACCCGCCGTACAACACCGGCAGCGATTTCGTCTATCCGGACGACTTCAGCGACAGCATCCGCCACTACCTGGCGATGACGGGCCAGACCGAAGCCGGCGTGAAGCGCAGCACCAACACCGAGGCGAACGGCCGGTTCCACACCGACTGGCTGAACATGATGTATCCGCGCCTGAAGCTCGCGCACGCGCTGCTGTCCGACGAGGGGCTGATCGCGGTGCACATCGACGAGCACGAAGTGCATGCGCTGGTGCTGATGCTGCGCGAGATCTTCGGCGAGGAAAACGAGCTCGGCGTGGCCGTGTGGGACAAGCGCAACCCGAAGGGCGACGCGCGCGGCGTTGCGTACCAGCACGAATCGCTGGTGCTGTTCGCGCGCAACGCCGAGACGCTGCTCGAACGGGCGCCGCTCAAGCGTCCGAAGCGCAACGCGCAGCGCATGCTCGACGCCGCGCACGACGCGGTGTATCGCAGCGGCAACCCGAAGGACGCGCAGAAGGCGTATCGCGCGTGGATGAAGGCGCAGACCAACCTGTCCGGCGGCGAAGTGATGTACGACCGGCTGTCGCCGGAGGGCCGCGTGTACCGCCTCGTGTCGATGGCGTGGCCGAACAAGAAGAAGGCGCCGGACGAATATTTCACGCCGCTGATCCACCCGGTCACCGGCAAGCCGTGCGCGATGCCGGCGCGCGGCTGGCGCAACCCGCCCGCGACGATGCAGGCGCTGCTCGAGCGCGGCCAGATCGAATTCGGCCCGGATGAAACCACGCAGCCGCAGCGGATCTACTACCTCGACGAGAACATGTACGAGAACGTGCCGTCGGTGCTGCCGTTCGCGGGCTCCGACGACGCGCTGCTGAAGACGCTCGGCATCCCGTTCGACCTGCCGAAGCCGGTCGACTTCGCGGCGGCCGTGATCGGCTGGTGCACGCGCGGCGACGACATCGTGCTCGACTGCTTCGCCGGTTCCGGTTCGACCGGCCACGCGGTGATGCAGGTGAACGCGACCGACGGCGGCGCGCGCCGCTATATCCTCGTGCAGCTGCCCGAGGCGCTCGACCGCCGCGACAAGACGCAAACCGCGGCCGCCGATTTCTGCGCGAAGCTGAAAAAACCGCTGACGCTCGCGGAAATCACGAAGGAGCGCCTGCGCCGCGCCGCGCAGCAGGTCGCGCGCGACTATCCGGAAAGCTATGGCGACCTCGGCTTTCGCGTGTACCGGCTCGACACGACCAACGTGATCGAGTGGGACCCGCGCCGCGACGACTTCGACCACGCCCTCTTCGCGTCCGTCGAGCACGTGAAGACCGGCCGCACCGAAGACGACCTGCTTGCCGAGCTGACGCTCAAGCTCGGCCTCGACCTGTGCACGCCGGTCGAGCATCACCAGGTGGCCGGCAAGACGGTGCACCTGATCGGCCGCGCGATCGTCGCGTGCTTCGATGCCCGCATTTCGCGCGACGACGCGGGCCCGCTCGCCGACGGCATCGTCGATCTGCTCGACGCGAGCGGCGCGTCGCGCGACGTCACCTGCCTGTTCCGCGACAGCGGCTTCGTCGACGACGTCGCGAAGCTCAATCTCGCCGCGCTGCTCGAACAGCACGGCGTGAAGCGCGTGCGGAGCCTGTGA
- the fliR gene encoding flagellar biosynthetic protein FliR yields MFSVTYAQLNGWLTAFLWPFVRMLALVATAPMVGHAAVPVRVKIGVAAFMALVVAPTLGAMPDVTVFSAQGIWILVNQFLIGVAMGFTMQLVFAAVEAAGDFIGLSMGLGFATFFDPHSSGATPAMGRFLNAVAMLAFLAVDGHLQMFAALAASFQSLPVSADLLHAPGWRTLAAFGATVFEMGLLLSLPVVVALLIANLALGILNRAAPQIGMYQIGFPVTLIVGLLLVQLMIPNLVPFVSHLFDMGLDAIGRVLIGWR; encoded by the coding sequence ATGTTCTCCGTCACCTACGCGCAGCTCAACGGCTGGCTCACGGCGTTCCTGTGGCCGTTCGTGCGGATGCTCGCGCTCGTCGCGACGGCGCCCATGGTCGGCCACGCGGCCGTGCCGGTGCGCGTGAAGATCGGCGTCGCCGCATTCATGGCGCTCGTCGTCGCGCCGACGCTCGGTGCGATGCCGGACGTCACCGTATTCTCAGCGCAGGGCATCTGGATCCTCGTCAATCAATTCCTGATCGGCGTCGCGATGGGTTTCACGATGCAGCTCGTGTTCGCGGCCGTCGAAGCGGCCGGCGACTTCATCGGGCTGTCGATGGGGCTCGGCTTCGCGACGTTCTTCGATCCGCATTCGAGCGGCGCGACGCCCGCGATGGGCCGGTTCCTGAACGCGGTCGCGATGCTCGCGTTCCTCGCGGTGGACGGCCACCTGCAAATGTTCGCGGCGCTCGCCGCGTCGTTCCAGTCGCTGCCGGTGTCGGCCGACCTGCTGCACGCGCCGGGCTGGCGCACGCTCGCCGCATTCGGCGCGACCGTGTTCGAGATGGGGCTGCTGCTGTCGCTGCCGGTGGTCGTGGCGCTGCTGATCGCGAACCTCGCGCTCGGCATCCTGAACCGCGCGGCGCCGCAGATCGGCATGTACCAGATCGGCTTTCCCGTCACGCTGATCGTCGGGCTGTTGCTCGTGCAACTGATGATCCCGAACCTCGTGCCGTTCGTGTCGCACCTGTTCGACATGGGGCTCGATGCGATCGGGCGGGTGTTGATCGGGTGGCGCTAG
- the fliQ gene encoding flagellar biosynthesis protein FliQ gives MTPEQVMTLAHQAMMVGLLLAAPLLLVALAVGLVVSLFQAATQINEATLSFIPKLLAVAATLVIAGPWMLTTMLDYLRQTLLHVATLGAG, from the coding sequence ATGACGCCCGAACAAGTAATGACGCTGGCGCACCAGGCGATGATGGTCGGCCTGCTGCTCGCGGCGCCGCTGCTGCTGGTCGCGCTCGCGGTCGGCCTCGTCGTGAGCCTGTTCCAGGCCGCGACGCAGATCAACGAAGCGACGCTGTCGTTCATCCCGAAGCTGCTCGCGGTCGCCGCGACGCTCGTGATCGCCGGCCCGTGGATGCTGACGACGATGCTCGACTACCTGCGGCAGACGCTGCTGCACGTCGCGACGCTCGGCGCCGGCTGA